Part of the Thamnophis elegans isolate rThaEle1 chromosome 10, rThaEle1.pri, whole genome shotgun sequence genome, atattgaCAATTATTTAAAAACCCCGATTACACAATTTTAAATGACCAACTCACAGCATACAAAAATGTTGCAGAATATACCCGACATTTTATAACATGAAGGAAACCTTGAAAGAATGCaaactgttgtgtttttttttttaaaaaaatgtccatttATGACTCAAATGTCAACATCTTATGACTTCATCCTTCAATACAGTTTGCATAGAAAATGGTCTAGACGGAAAGGTATTCTTTCAACTTCTCCATGATGGCACTCATCCTGTCAGCAGGGATGACCATCACTGTCCGTAAGGGCTTCATAGGTGCATCTTCAAAAGACCATCTGCCTCCCAAACACGAATCACTCTCTTCTTCTACTGAGTAACTGAATTTCAGCActgattgctatttttttaaaaaaaagttaaattgaTTTGGATTCGTTCTCAAGTGGAGAAACTAGTATATAATTAGATAATACAAAATTAAACACCAAGCAAGACATTTAATGAAAACCAGCTATAACTGAAATTCCTAatcaaatttttttatttttattttttattttatttttattttaccttaCAAATAAAGGTATACaaataaaggtaaaataaaaaaaaaataaactaatcAAATGATTTGGAGCTACCTCCACCTAAATCAGGATATAAGTCATGACAGTGGAAACAGCGTAAATTACCATTCCTCTGTCATAAGGTTAaaccgtgacctgtcaaaaccgcggaggacaaaatcgcgctcgacgaaagcgcgcatttgacgtcatcacagcgcgacgaaaaaaattaaaaattgaaataaaattaaaattaaagcaagccgattgcaagggttaggttaagggttagggttaggttagagcattagggttatgtttagcgttaggttaagggttagcgttaggtttagcgttaggttaagggttacgtttagggttagatttagggttaggtttagggttaggtttagggttaggtttggggtggttagggtaaggttttcgctttatttttacatttttcgatcacagcgtgatgtttttgtcgcgctgtgatgacgtcaaatgcatgctttcgtcgagcacgattttgtcctccgcggttttgtggtggaaccaggttAAACAGTTGTTTCAGATTTGAAACAGTGGAGAATCCAGCTCTAAAGACCAAAACTTTTCTATTTGTAGTAGTAATCCACAGATTAAGGACACAGGGGCAGAAGGTAAGTTGTCAAATCATACTTGGGTTTATCACTATGGTAGTTATACATGCCAAACAATTTATTGTCTATATTCAATTGTTGTTTTCACGCTAGAAATAAAAAGCTTAAACCACAAAACTGCAACACTGCCTAAAGTTGCTGGGAATAGGGCAGTGTATACAAGTAATAAGTAAATGTGAATCGAAATGAACTTgggaaattgaaataataatttcACCTCATAGAAGAATTCTTCTTCGGCATTGGAAAACATTAGCTCTGTTTTCTGGTGGGTCCCACTTCCTCTTTTTTTAGCATTCTTCTTATTCGTGTAAGTCTTGCTGATGAGAAGGTAGAAGTAGCATTTGCCACAAGGTTTGTTTGTACGCTGAGCTTCCACTATTTCTTTCCTAGAAGTAAAGATCAAGGAAAAAGCACTTCTGTTATATCCAGCCATCATCCCACAAACTGTAACCACTACAGTAACATTTTAATGTTTAGAAGAAAATGTGATTGTTTTAATGTATTCTCCAGCTACTGTGCTGCTTTGAAAACTACATAATTCAATTTGCCTGCAATATATTACTAAATATTTATGTCCCttataaaacaatatttccaCAATTAAGTAAAATAATCTATTCACAGTAAGTTTGAATTAAAGGCCAtattaaacaatattaaaatgcTAGGCTTCATTTCTTTGGCTCATATgtattttctcttttccccctcctaTTCTAGATATTTCCATTTAAATAAGGTTTCAGAGGTCATCCAAGGATAAAAATTACAGTTCAAAAATGATTTGGGAGAAGCACTTACTGCAGTTGCTGGTGCATAGGCAGAGCAATCTGGGGAGGAACATTAATGAATCTTTCACTTAGTAGGAAGCCCACAGGCTTAGTGGTGTCACTTAAAAGCTTATCCAGCTGCTCAACCACATTCTGCTCACAGTTCTTTTCACACTGACTTAAGACCAGTTCTTTAATTTGCTCAGCACATTCAGTACCCTAGGAAtcaaaaggcagatttttttgaGGTACAAAATAATTTTTTGCAAACGACAACTTGAAAAGCAAACTactgggctttttttttaagACGTAGGAAAATTACAGCTTTTAATAATTTGAaaggatttcttttaaaattatccaTTCAATTCTCCCAACAGAAATGCTTGAACTTTTTGTCATTTACCCGTTTTTGTCTGATGAAGCCGAGACCCTTCccagaaaatgtaataaaataaaatacatgtatAGACTGTACTACAAAGTAAGCCAATTATACCtggttattaaaatattaaaaatattgaatatGTGATATAGTAGCATAtgtaaaaacaaaattgaatATTTTAGGCAGAGTCTAATTCATAGATTCCTCCCTCCCTGAAATCTACTCATGGATTCACATACTTTTCACTCTAGCTCTCAGTCACAAAGCAGGTGTATGAATTAAAAtcctaataaaaatatgaaacgctgttctgccccgggcaatgaggttctgctcgggcagccagttaactccatgcttaggaatctctttcagaccacgtttattatcaggcatccttaataacaaaatttacagttcagtgttaagattcttctgactttccatgatctgtcccatcacatagtgtaaaaagatgatgattttatccccaTGCTGAGTGGAGATGTAGAATGCTGTTATTCCGGTTCACAAAAGCAATTGAACTAcccggctataaactttgcatgtgggcaagatgccccggtggccaatcataaacagagatgtgatcacatgtcatggaactacatttcccataatgcagtctgcatttcccatgagatagtttcttaaaggagacagttcttaattcctacactagctatatactgctggggcagcacaaaCGCTCTCAATCTAGATTAATTCAATGAAAGTAACAAACCAATGCCTAACTTCTATCTTAAATGAAAATATTCCcgaaataaaaataatctcatTATTTGAAAATTCCAGTGAAAAACATAACAACTTAGCATTATTACCCAGTTGCTTGTTAAGATTTTCTGCTGCTACAAATGAGAAATTTCAGATCTCAAGGGCTAATATTATTACAACAATAGACAATTTACATGAAGTCatgcttgttaggaatataattctaacggttaggttggcaatatataaatcatgttacaatgttgtacctgtttctttaaatcatactgtaaaatgtgattggttgctgttttcctcaatcggccataagagggagccagaatgactgttagctctctgtttgttagatgctgggctgatttgatctgagtgttttgggaactggctgttagaaagctattgtaagttttgaaactgctagcaaactttgagtaccagactgtttgtatgattatggactatgttatttggattatcccttaactgaaagacattgatgactgtcttatccgtgtatgacttggactgtttgatggactctgatacctctacttccacgaaagtaaaagcctctttaaactgcagtgtctctgtatgctggtttgtgtgttctccaacacaactcttacaacgcttctctgaacgtactcgctctcccaatggggagcttacctaacaatgcttttttattattttctagaGCACCAGGCATCTCAAAAGCAGAGTATTGACATAATGTACGCAGAGTTATAGGGAGACATGAAGATGGCTGGTGTGTTATGCTTGATTAAAGGCAATCCAAACACTTGCATCTCATTTTTCTGAATAACTGAAAGAAGCTGTGTCTTCATAAATTTGGGCTGCAGTGGTTCTAGTTACAGTAATCTTTGCTTACAAACCATTTGTTCAGCCACCAAAGTTTTAATGCTGCTGAAAAAAAATATGCTCATCTTATGACCATTTAAAGACTTTGCAGCATTCCTCGGTCAAATAATCGCCATTACGGTCAGTAAGCCTTGTCCTGTGCCTGACCTATAGTTCCCCACTCCCTTGTGAAGCTCAGTGGATagaaagggattacaagagagtaagatGTTTGCTCTTCTACATAGTGAAAACAATTATTTTGCCAGCAACATGATTgcacagggggggggagggtagaTCAGGTAAAGAACAGATTAGTTACAGAAACTGcttgtcctcccccccctccccagatatTGGAGAAAGGAATTTCAAGAGAGTGGACTGTAATGCACCCACAGCTCCCAGACATGGTCTGCCAGTGCAGTCTGATTGCTTTCAATGTTTACAAAGCAGTAAAGAGGCACTCAAAGTTTCTAaagggtttaggtttattagatttatatgccgcccttctcccaaggactcagggcggtgtacaacattaaaagaaacacataatacaaaagttaaaaaaataaataaatagaatatcccaaacaaaatcagtaagaattgacaataacatttgaattaaaattaacaatgatcaataatttattttgttttgttcagaccaggctggcttgctggaaaagccaactttttagggcgcgtcagaagaaccggaggtcggggattatacgaagctccgggggcagcacattccagagggaaggcactcccacagagaaggctctccccctgggggtcgctagccgacactgtctggccgacggcaccctgaggaggccaactgtgggatcgcactggacgatgggaggctaccggtggcagtaggtggtctcgcaggtagcctgggcctaagccatggagcgctttaaaggtcataattagtaccttgaatcgcacccggaagacaaccggcaaccagtgcaggccgcctaaaaggggtgtaacatgggagcacctaggggAAACAATTAGGAGGCAAACACAAGCTAGAAGTGTGAAACTGAGTAGTTTCTCTTTCCAGCTAGAAAGCACAGTCCCAGTCACGTGATttttttatttagtgaccattttgctTAACAGATCCCAAatacagttgctaaacaaggactagctgtacaacTGCTTTACAAGCTGTAaacattccaatattttattgtcaAATTAAGCTAATATTGATTTTTATATGCTCATGATCACTGACCTTCCTTTCTGTTAAATTTAAGAGGCTTATAAAGCCAAAAACCTCATCATTATCTTCGTCATCACTTTCCTCTGTGACTTCAGTTTgctatgaaaagaaaataaacgATTAAATATAGCTGTTGCTTATTCTGTtcaatattttaaagtatttttttccaatatggCCCTCCTAACTGAACATGCTTCAACTCTCTGAATTTCCTGTCCATGTGGACAATAGGATTTGTAGTCTCAACAAATCAAAAAATAACCAAAGCAATTGAAAAGGCTAGCTCTATTTAAGTTAAAATATACAGGCTGATTTTTCAGAGCAATGTAACATAAAGAGTTATATTCAGTAGAAAAAAGAAGACTATTTCATTGGAAGAGGCAGCATTATTTAGTTTCTCAACACCAGAGAAACTATCTTAACTATCTGcattataaataaatcaattcaAAGTACCACATCTGTGGAATCAACATTtatgaaataccgtatttttcagactttaAGGagcatcttttttcccccaaaaaatgagagtgaaaatctggatgcatctgaatacagcatttttggcctcccaaaaccccgccctctttgcaaaaatggccatgcatagcctttaggaggcttccagagtgtgctcctgggggctggggagggcaaaaatgagtgaaaaacgggccattttttgctcatcccccccccccggaacaatctggaagcctcttaaagactatgcatgccctttttctttttatgaaaaaCGTGccgtttttgagaggtctgcagagtacgaaattttttttaaaatttgcctcttcaaaatcttggtgtgtcttatactccaaaaaatatggtgatttttttttattttttttttgcatttgtcaCTTTCATTGATCTTGTAGCACACACAGCAAAGTCCATCTTAATACTTAAGGAGAGTCAGGAAACTTATCCAAATTAAAACCTAGATTATTAACATTGGCGAACACCTGGGAATTTGTA contains:
- the BCCIP gene encoding BRCA2 and CDKN1A-interacting protein, whose translation is MATEAKRRKADGPSKSRLVEEEEEEAEEEEEGSEDGDSDSELDSDSEEGDEEINEEVNIEFEAHTVTDDDKNGINKLLQQLFLKAPINTGNLTDILIQQNHIGSVIKQTEVTEESDDEDNDEVFGFISLLNLTERKGTECAEQIKELVLSQCEKNCEQNVVEQLDKLLSDTTKPVGFLLSERFINVPPQIALPMHQQLQKEIVEAQRTNKPCGKCYFYLLISKTYTNKKNAKKRGSGTHQKTELMFSNAEEEFFYEQSVLKFSYSVEEESDSCLGGRWSFEDAPMKPLRTVMVIPADRMSAIMEKLKEYLSV